The genome window CTGGTTGAAATAGGGTGCCGAACGCTCGTAGCATCGACGTAACCCGTCGGAACTGGCCAGGTAGGCGTCTACATAGGCGCGAACCGCCGAGTTCAGCATGATCGGAAAAGGCGCTACCCGCCGCGGTGGGCTCTGTTCGAAGTTCACTTGCGCCTTGGCGGCACCGGCTGGTGGGTTTATCAGGTCGGCGCGTGCGGCGGCAATAAACACCACCACGCCTAGAGTGCTCACCAGCAAGTATGTCAATCCCCTGCGCATCGCTTGCTCCGCACATTAACGGCGGATAGAGCACTAAGCAACCCCAATTGGGGTAAGAAAATCTTATTAGACTTTTAAGTCTAGCTGGCTGTTCGGCACGCGTGCCGTCGTAATGGGATCTTGGGATCATGGCCTGGGTACGGTCAGCTCTTCGATTCCCTCGGGCCGCGCGACCACCACCATAGAGGCACGCTCGATGAACAGGCCGTGCTCCATGATCCCCGCCCGATGGTCGAGTAGCGCGCCCAGAGCAGGGGGATCGTCGATCGGTCCGAAGTCACAATCCAGAATCAGGTTGCCCTGGTCGGTGCGGTATTCGGCGCCGCTGGCAGTGCGCCGCACGGCCAGGCTGGCGCCCAGCGAGCGCAGAAAGCGGGCCTGCGATTGCCAAGCGAAGGGCAGCACCTCCACCGGTAAGCGATGGCTGGTACCCAGCCGTGGTGAGAGCTTGGTGTAATCCACCACGATAATCTCGCGATTGCTGGCTTCGGCCACTAATTTCTCGCGTAGCAACGCCCCGCCGCCGCCCTTGATCAGATGGAGCGCCGGGTCGACCTCGTCCGCACCATCGATCGTAAGATCGACCTCGCGCGCCATCTCGTCGGCCAACAGGGGAATGCCCAGCCGCTGGGCCTCGTCATGAGTGGCGCGAGAGGTCGCGATCGCGACCAGTTCTCGAAGCTGCCCATTGCGCAGCCGGGCCGCGATCAGACGGGTAGCGAAAATCGCGGTCGAGCCGGTGCCCAGCCCAACCACCATCCCGGACTGAACGAAACCCACCGCGTGTTCGGCGGCGCGCTGTTTGAGCGCGGCGTAAGGATCGCGCGAAGGCGGCGGCGTCGCGCTCATTGCGGGCGCGCTGCCTCGAACAGGCCGACCCATTCGCGATAGCGCGCGGCGATCGCTTGGACCGCCTGTTGGCGGCTGAGGACGCCGTCGCGCAATCCCACCAGTGCGTCCCAGAAGGAGGTTCGGCCCACCGCAAAACCGACAAAACCCTGCACCCCCGCGGCAGTGCTCAGCCACTGCTTGACCTTTTGCTCATTGGAACCGCGCCCCAAAATGATACAACCTACCTCCGAGCGGCCATCGCGGCGGGCGGTGGCGGCGACCAGCTCGCAATCCTCGCGCCGCTCCAACCCCTCGATCTTCCAGATGTCGGGCTCGACGCCGGCCTCTTGTAGTTGCTTGAGCGCGGCCACCATCAACGACGGGCGCAAAAGTCGGTCGTACAGATCATGGTCGCCCTCGAAGCGATCCAATTGCTCGTGGGTAGCAGGGACGAGCAGCTCGAACATGAAGCGATAGCCGCGATTGTGCAAATAGTCGGAGAGGCGGCGCAGGCGCGCGCTTTGGCGCCGATTGAGGGCCTCGTCCTCTTCGCAGTTGTAGCGTACGAGCGCCTTGACGAAGTTGGGCTTGAAGCTTTCGATGTGTTCGGCCCAGGCTGCGCCATACTCGAAATTGAATTCCGCCTGCCCGCTCTTTTCCGTCGGCATCGCACACAGCAGGCCGCCCTGCCGTGCATCGCGCAAAATCCCGCTGCCGAACTGTTCGTCCACCAGGATGGCGGCGCGATCGCGCGTCACCCCGCTGGCGATTGCCGCCTTGAAGGCGTCGTAAATTACCTCTTTGGCGCGGGTGACCTGCGCGCTCTGCTCCGCGCTCAGCCCGCCATTCCATCCATACAGCCCTTTTTCGAAGGAGCTGCGATGGTCGAAAGGCAGAACATACAAGGGCTGGCTATAACCCAAATTGCTGGCCATTTCCCCCTTCCTTCTCAGACGCCGCGCAGCCGACGGTAACGGCGAATCAAGGCATTGGTGGAGCTGTCGTGAGTCAGTGCTGGCTCGGGGCCACGCGCCAACTCGGGCACAATCCGTTGGGCCAGCGCCTTGCCTAGCTCCACGCCCCATTGATCGAAGGAATCGATGTCCCAGATGGTTCCCTGGGTAAACACGTTATGTTCATACAAAGCCACCAGCGCGCCTAATGTACGAGGCTCCAGCCGTTCGGCCAAGATCACGCTTGTGGGTCGATTACCCTCGCAAACCCGGAAGGGAGTCTGGAAATCGGGCGATCCTTCTGCCTTCAGCTCCTGCGCGGTCTTGCCAAAAGCCAGCGCTTCGGCCTGCGCGAAGATGTTGGCCATCAACAGGTCGTGCTGGTGATGCAGCGGGCTGAGCGGTTGGCAAAAACCGATCAGATCGCAAGGAATCAATTTGGTCCCCTGATGGATCAGTTGGTAGAAGGAATGTTGTCCGTCGGTGCCCGGTTCGCCCCAGATGATAGGCCCGCTCTGATAGGTGAGACTGCGCCCCTGCAGGTCAACGTGTTTGCCGTTGCTCTCCATCTGCAATTGCTGCAAGTAGGCGGGAAAGCGCGCCAAATCCGCGGCATAAGGCATGATCCCCACCGTTTGCGCGCCAAAGAAATTGTTATACCAGACCGTGAGCAGACCCATCAGGACGGGTAGGTTACGCTCCAGCGGGGCGTCGCGAAAATGCTCGTCCATGGCGTGGAACCCCGCTAGCATTGCGCCGAAATGCTCGGGACCTATCGCTATCATGGTGGACAGGCCGATCGCCGAGTCCATCGAATAGCGTCCCCCCACCCAGTCCCAGAAGCCAAACATGTTGCGGGTATCAATCCCGAACTTGCTCACCTCGGCGGCGTTGGTGGAAACCGCCACGAAGTGTTTGGCCACCGCATCGGCACCCAGCGTATCCACGATAAAGCTGCGCGCGGTGGCGGCGTTGGTCATGGTCTCCAGGGTGGTGAAGGTCTTAGAGGAAATGATGAACAGGGCTTCCGCCGGGTCGATCCCACGCGTGGTTTCGCTGAAATCGGCGCCGTCAACGTTGGAGACGAAGCCCAGGCGCAGGGAGCGGTCGCTGAAGGAACGCAGTGCCAGATAAGCCATCTCGGGCCCCAGATAGGAGCCGCCGATCCCCAGGTTGATCACATGTTTGATTCGTTTACCGGTATGGCCGGTCCAGGCCCCCGAGCGTACCTGCTGGGCGAATTCCGCCATTCGATCGAGCACGCCGTGGACTTCGGCGACGACCTCGTGCCCGTCGACCTCGATCCGGGCGCCGCGTGGGGCGCGCAAGGCGACGTGCAGAACCGCGCGACGCTCGGTGTTATTTATCTTGTCGCCGCGCAACATCGCGTCGCGTCGCTGCTCGACCCCGCGCTCGCGGGCCAGACCAATCAGCAGGCGCAGGGTTTCGTCGGTGAGGCGATGTTTGGAGTAGTCCAGATACAATCCCGCGCCTTCGGCCGTCATCCGCTCGCCGCGCCCGGCGTCGCGTTGGAACAACTCGCGCAGGTGAACATTTTTGATCTGCTCGTAATGGGACTGCAGGGCGCGCCAGGCGGCGCCTTGGTCGGGTCGCTCGCTTGCCATATCAGCTGTTTCCCTTCGCGCTGGCCTTAGCCCAGCGCCCGGCTTTTCTTATCGATGGTGGCCAGTAAGTCCTGCCAGGAATCGACAAACGATTTGGCGCCCTCGCGCTGCAGGTCGGCGCCCAACTTGGCGGGATCGATTCCGGTCGCAGCGAATTGGGCTAGCACCTGCTCGCTGTCGGCGCCGTTGCGAGCCATCGGATGGGGCATCTCGCCGTGTTTGGCGAAAGCCAGCAGAGTTTCTTCGGGCATCGTGTTGATCGTATTGGGCGCCGCCATTGCGGCTACGTACAAGACGTCGGAGGCCTTGGGATCCTTGGTTCCGGTGCTGGCGAAGAGCAGGCGTTGGGGCCGCGCGCCGAAATTTGCCAGCCGCTGCCAGCGATCGCTTTCGAGTAAATCGCGGTAGGCCTTGTAGGCCTGCTGGCCGATCGCGATTCCCAGTTTGTCGCGTAACGCACCCGGCACCTTGTCCATGGTGGCCTTGTCCCAGCGGCTTAGAAAAAGTGAGGCTACCGAGCGCACGTCGGGCGACAGCCCGGCGGCGATTCGGCGCTCCAGCCCCCGCATGTAGGCCTCGGCCGCGGCCAGGTAATGTTCGCGATTGAAGAGCAGGGTGACGTTGACCGGTACGCCCGAGAAAATCGCCTCTTCGATCGCGGGAATCCCCTCGCGGGTGCCTGGAATCTTGATAAAGAGGTTGGCGCGATGGGCCTTGGCGTGCAGTTCCTTGGCCGATGCCACCGTGCGCGCGGTGTCGTAGGCCAGCAGTGGCGAGACCTCCAGCGAGACAAAACCGTCCACCCCCGCGGTGCGCGTGTGGATTGATCCAAACAGGTCGGCGGCCTGGGTCAGGTCGGCGATCGCCAGCTCGAAAAACAGCTCCTCGCCCCGTTGACCCGCCTTGACCTGGCGCTTGATGTCGTTGTCGTAGGCCGCGCTGCGGGTAATGGCCTGGTCGAAGATCGTGGGGTTGGAGGTCAGGCCGGTAACCGACAGCTCATCGATATAGCGCTTGAGCGTGCCGCTGCTCAAAAGTTCGCGCGTGATATTGTCCAGCCACAGGCTTTGCCCGAGGTCGTGGAGCATTTGCGGTGCATTCATGAAGGTTTGTCCTCCGCTTCAAACTTGCGCCAAGCGGACACGCTTGACGCCGAGCAAATCGTCGATGCGATTCAGGGCAAGGTCCGCCGCCGGATACTGAGCCAGCGCGGCGGGATCGTTGGCATAATGACCCTGTTTGGGGAAGACGGTAGTGACCCGCCCGCCCCAGTAGTGCTTGATTGCACTTAGAATCCTCAGCTTATCATCGATCATGACGTAGCGATCCGCCGGATAAAGGCGCTCGACGTCGGCCAGCATCTGCTCTTTATGGACGTATACCAGCACATGCCCGCCAAAGGCCTGCCACAGGCCCGAGCGCTGGATTTTGCGCGGCTGAAAGACGGCATCTCCATCGGAGAGAATGACCGTCTTGCCCCATTGCTGCATCCGTGCCACGACCGCCAACGCATTGGGATAGAGCCGCTGCGCGAAGGGGTAGTCCACCAGCCAGTTGGCCATCCACAGCACTTTGGGATCGTGCAGGGCCTCCAGCCGATAGCGTTCCAGCGCCCCCAGGTAGTCGGCATAGCCCAGGGTGTTGCGCAGTTCCTCGAATAATTCCCAGTAGCGGTCACGGGTGGCGCGCCCGTAGGTCTGTTCGAGATGGTCGCCGAGATCGACCTGCACCCGGTCGTTGTCGATCAGTGTATTGTCGACATCGAACAAAAACACCAGCTCACTCATTGGCGCCCTCGGGCGCGCGTGGATTGAGCCAGGGGCCGTCGGCGCCAATCAATTGCCAAGCCTCGTCAGGGCCCCAACTGCCCGATTCGTACTGGTACAGCGGGGTGACATCGCCCAGGATGGGTTGCACCACTCGCCATTGCGCCTCGACCAGATCCTGCCGTGCGAACAGCTCGCTCACCCCGCGCATCGCGTCGCCCAGCAGCCGCTGATAGGGCGGCATGTCGTCGGCGGCCTGACGGGTCAGGATCAACTCGACGTCCTTACCCACCATCCTTTCCCCTGGAGTCTTGACCCGCAGCCCCATACCTATGCTGATGTCGGGGCTGATGCGCATGCGAACGTGGCCCGAGAGCGCCGGTACCACCTCGCCGAAGGTCTCGCGCGGCGGCCGGTTGAACTCCACCACCACCTCGGTCGAAGTGACCGGCAGCTCCTTGCCAGCGCGAATGAAGATGGGTACCCCGGCCCAGCGCCAGGTATCGATGAACAGCTTGAGCGCGACGAAGGTCTCCACGGTTGAGCCCGGTCGCACGCCCTGCACTTTTTGATAACCGCGATACTGGCCGCGTACCACCTGATCGGGCGTCAATGGGCGTACGGCCTTGAGCAGACGGGTTTTCTCGTCGCGCACCGCTTCGTGTTCTTCGCCGGTGGGCGGATCCATCGTGAGCACGGCGAGTACCTGCAGCATGTGATTTTGCACCACGTCGCGAATCGCACCGGCTTCGTCGTAGAAGCGGCCGCGGTCCTGCACGCCGAACTTCTCGGCCATCGTGATCTGGATCGAGCGCACGTAGGTGCGATTCCAAATCGGCTCGAAGGTCGAATTGGCGAAGCGGGTGTACATGATGTTCTGCACCGGCTCCTTACCCATGTAGTGGTCGATGCGGAAAATCGCCTCCTCGGCAAAGTACTGGTGCAGAATCTGGTTGAGCGTAATCGCTGACTCCAGGTCGTGGCCGAACGGCTTTTCCACCACCACCCGGGCCCTGTCGGCACATCCCGATTTGGCCAGATTTTCGGCGGTTACCCCGAACAGGCTGGGCGGGATGGCCAAATAATGTAGCGGAGATTTGGCCTGCCCCAACAGCTGGCGCAGCTTGGTGAAGGTGGTCGGATCATTGTAGTCGCCATCGACATAGCGCAGCAGCTCGCACAGCTTCTGGAAGGCCTGCTCATCGACTCCGCCATGCGCTTGCAGGCTTTCCCGGGCACGCGCCTTGAGCCGCTCCACGTCCCAGCCCGAGTGCGCTACGCCGATAATCGGAATGGTCAGCCCCTCGTCGCGGATCAAGCCCTGCAGGGAGGGGAAGATCTGTTTGTAGGCGAGATCGCCGGTGGCGCCGAAAAACACCAAGGCATCGCTAGGCGTGGCGGCCATCACTGGTTGCCCCCCGATTTCTCCTCGTGGCCGCCGAACTCGTAGCGCATCGCGGATAGCAGTTTGTCGGCGAACTCCTCGGCCCCGCGTGAGGCGAAGCGAGCGTACAGCGCCGAGCTGATGACTGGCGCAGGCACACCCTCGTCGATCGCAGCCTGCAGCGTCCAGCGTCCTTCGCCCGAATCCGAAACTCGGCCGTGAAACCCGGCCAGCTCGCGATCGTGGACCAAGGCGGCGGCGGTGAGGTCTAGGAGCCAGGAGCCGATGACGCTGCCGCGCCGCCACAGCTCGGCGATCTCGGTTAAATCGAGGTCGTACTGATAAAGCTCGGGTGCGCGCAAGGGCGCGGTCTCGGCGTCCACCTCACTCTTCTTTTTGCCGACATTGGCGTTTTTCAGAATGTTGAGCCCTTCGGCGAAGGCTGCCATCAAGCCGTACTCGATCCCGTTATGGACCATTTTGACGAAATGGCCGGCGCCATTGGGACCGCAGCGCAAATAGCCGTTTTCCGCGGTGGTGGGCGCGCCGCTACGCCCTGGCGTGCGGCTGGCCGCCGCCATTCCAGGGGCCAAGGTCTTGAAGATCGGATCGAGATGGCGCACTACTTCCTCCTCTCCGCCTATCATCAGGCAGTAGCCCCGCTCTAGTCCCCAGACCCCGCCGCTGGTGCCGGCGTCAACGTAATGCAGCTGCTTGGCCTTAAGTTCCTTAGCCCGTCGAATGTCGTCGTGATAATAGGAGTTGCCGCCGTCAATCACGATGTCGCCGGCTTTGAGTAGCGGACTGAGCGAAGCCAGCACCGAATCGACCACCGCCGCCGGGACCATCAGCCAGATAGCGCGCGGCGTGCTCAGCTTCTCGGTGAATTCCTTGAGGCTGGTCGAACCCTGGGCGCCTTTGTCGGTCAACTCCTTGACCGCCTGCGGATGGCTGTCAAAGACCACGCATTGATGGCCTCCCTTGATCAAGCGTTGGACCATGTTGGCGCCCATTCGTCCCAGACCGATCATTCCCAATTGCATAATGCTTCTCCTTGTCGAGTTGCCGCGCGGGGACTACTTGCTGCGTGCCAGGCTTTGCCGCGCAGCTTGGACCACGTGATCGGAAGTGAAGCCGAAATGACGGGCCACCACCGCCATCGGCGCCGACATGCCAAAGGTGCGCATTCCCAACACCTCGCCGGTGGGGCCGGCATAGCGTGCCCAGCCCAGCGGCGAGCCTTCCTCCACCGTGACCCGCGCTCCTACCTTGGGCGGCAGCACGGAATCGCGATAATCCTGGCTCTGATGGTCGAACAGCTCCCAGGAGGGCATGCTGACCACGCGGACTTTGAGCCCCTGTGCCTCCAGCTTGGCGCTGGCTTCAAGGCATAATGTCACTTCGCTGCCGCTGGCGATCAGGATGACGTCGGGCTGATGGTCGGCCGGATCGGCCAGAATGTAGCCGCCGCGCGCCAGTCCTGCGGCGGAGGCGTAGCGGGTGCGATCCACAATCGGCAGGGGTTGGCGAGAACATATGATAGCGGCGGGCCGGTCGGTCAGCGGCAGCACCAGCCGATAGGCTTCGACCATTTCGTTGGCATCGGCCGGCCGCAGCACCAGCATGCCTGGGATAGCGCGCAACGAGAGCAATTGCTCGATCGGCTGATGGGTGGGACCATCCTCGCCAACGCTGATCGAATCGTGGGTCCAGATGTGGAGCACCGGCAGCTCCATCAACGAAGCCAAGCGGATAGCGCCGCGGGCGTAATCGGTGAAGATCAGGAAGCCCGAGCCGTAGGCCCGCAGTCCGCTCAGCGCCATGCCGTTGACCAGCGCGCACATCGCATGCTCGCGCACGCCGAAATGTAGGTTGCGGCCGCGATAGCTGCCCAGCGGCTGGGCGGGCTGAAAATCGCCGGCATCCTCGAAGGTCAAGCGAGTCTTGGTCGAAGGGGCCAAGTCGGCCGCGCCGCCGATAAGCCAAGGGATGCGCTGTGCCAACGCGTTGAGCAATTGGCCCGAAACATCGCGCGTGGCCATCCCCTTGGGATTGGGCGCATAGCTGGGCAGGGCCCGCTCCCAATCCGCCGGTAGGCTGCGAGTCTCGATTGCCGCTACCTCACTGGCCAGATCGGGATATTGGGCGCTATAGCGCGCTCGCATCGCCTCCCACTGCTGGCGCAGGCGAGCACCGCGCTCGCCCAGGCCAGCGGCGAAATGCTCCCGTACGCCGGCCGGAACCACAAAGGTTTCGTCAGGATTGAAGCCAAAGAATTCCTTGGCTAGCCGCACCTCGGAGGGCCCCAGCGGCTCGCCATGGGCAGCCGCGCTATCTTGGCGATGGGGCGCGCCGTAACCGATATGGCTGTGGACGATAATCAAGGTGGGACTTTTGGTATTGGCCAAAAAATATTTATAGGCGCTGCGCAATTGGGCGGCGTCGTTAGGGTCGCTGACGTGCGTTACGTCCCATCCATAAGCCAAAAAGCGCGCGGCGACGTCCTCGCTGAAGGCCAGGTCGGTGCTGCCCTCGATCGTGATGCGGTTGCTGTCGTAGATCCAGCATAGGTTGGAGAGCTGCAGATGGCCGGCCAGCGAGGCTGCTTCACTGGAGATCCCTTCCATCATGCAGCCGTCGCCGCACAGTGCGTAGATGTTGTAATCGAACAAGGAAAAGTCCGGCCTATTATACGTCGCGGCCAAAAAGCGCTGCGCCAAGGCCATCCCCACGCTGGTCGCTAGTCCCTGGCCTAGCGGTCCAGTGGTGGTCTCCACTCCCGAGGTCCAGCCGTATTCCGGATGACCCGGACAGCGGCTGCCAGCCTGACGAAAATTCTGGATATCCTCCAGGGTCACCGCCAGACGATCGTCACCTCCGTAGGAAGGGTGGGCGGCTTTGACCCCGCTTAGATGAATAAGCGCATAAAGCAGCATCGAGGCGTGGCCGGCTGAGAGCACGAAACGGTCGCGGTTGAGCCAACCGGGCGCCTGTGGATCGTAGCGCAGGAATTCCTGCCACAGGGTGTACGCGGTGGGGGCGGCGTCCATTGGAGTGCCGGGATGGCCGGAGTTGGCCTTTTGGACTGCGTCGATCGCCAGGGTGCGAATCGTGTTGATCGCCAGTTGGTCGGGGCTCTGATTGACTGCCATGCCTGTCTCCTCAAGTGAAGGCCGCGCCGCCGGCCCAGCAGCAGGGCGCTGAACAACTCGGTTTGGGCGCGAGCGGCACGTTGCGTGAAGCGCCGCTCCGCTGGCTTTATCCTCCATCATCTCCTCGCTGAACCAGGGGGAGATGAGAGGCAAAGCGTGGCCTGAGGAGGCTTTCTCTCAAGCCCGTCGGATCCATGATTACCTATGCGGCGCTGTATATGAAGCGTCGCCCCCATTTTTTAGCGAAATAATGGCAGGCCAGTGACTGGGTGGAGCGCGTGGCAGGGGCAGCCATCTGCGGCGCCATTCTAACGTCGCAAGCCAATTGCTGGGATCATTAACTCCCCTACCGGGCGGGGGATTAACGAATTTACCGCGCTGGCAGCCATTTTCTCGCTACATAGCGCGCCAGTATGGATCGCTCAGCCCATCTCGCCGCGCCAGACTTCCAAACCGGCACGCCGTTGGCAATTGACGTTGCGATGGTGGGCGCGCGCCTGCACTACGGGCTGCCCTCGACGTTGGAGCGGATAGGGCTGCTAAGGGTATTTTATACCGACATTTATTGTGGCAATAAGCCGCTGCTGCGCCTCTTGCTGCGGCTGCCGACCCCGCGCTGGTTGCACCGGAGGCTGGCGCGCCGTGACTGCGCCCATCTGGATCCCCGCCGGGTTTGCTCTTTTGACTGGCTGGGTCTTCGCACCCTGCTCAAGGAACGACGCCCGCGCGGCCGTGCCGCCCGTCAGGCCCATTATCGGCGCGCCGGCCAAGCTTTCGCCCGGCGCGTCGCGGCGCGGCTGCGCCCCGGGGCCGATGCGATTTACGCCTTTACCGGGGTGGCAGAGGAAATTTTCGTTGCGGCGCACGCCTTGGGCATCCGCTGCCTGCTGGAGCAAAGCTCGGCCCCAGCGCTGCTTCATGTTCCCCTGATGGAGGAAGAGGCGCGGCGCTGGCCGGGCTGGGAGCGGGCCGACCAGACGGGCGCGACCAAGCTGGCCGCCCGGCTGGAGGGCGAGCGCGAAGCAGTCGAATGGGCACTGGCCGACGCGATTTTTTGTCCCTCCTCTTTTGTGCTCGAAAGCTTGCGTGGCCAGGGCGTGGCCGCGAACAAACTGCGACTGCTCTCCTACGGTATCGATCGCGACCGCTTCCCCCCTCCTGTCACGCGTGCGCGCAGCGGCGGTCCGATGCGTTTGCTGTTCGTGGGGACCATCGGTTTGCAAAAAGGAATTCAGTATCTGGATGCCGCCTTGCGCCTGCTGGACACAGAGGCAATCAAGTGCCGCGCGGTAGGGCCGATCAATCTAACCCCCTGGGGTCGTGAGCAAATCCGCGATCGAATCGAGCTGACGGGCCCACTTGACAGCGCCGGCGTGGCCGCGGCCTACCGATGGGCTGACGTGCTGGTGCTGCCCTCGCTGTGTGAGGGGAGCGCGGTCGTCGTGTACGAGGCGATGGCCGCGGGCCTGCCGGTCATCGTTACGCCCAATTGCGGGGCGGTGGCACGGGACCGGCGCGACGGCCTGATCGTTCCCATCCGCGACCCGCACGCGTTGGCGGCTGCGCTCGAAAGCCTGGCCGCCGATAGCAAAACCCGCTGCGCGATGGGTCAGAGCGCACGCCAATGGAGCGAGCACTTCTCGCTGGAGCGCTATCGCGCGGCGCTGCTGGAGAGCGTCGGCGAGCTGTTGAGGAAACCATGCGAACCGATGTGAGCGTGATCATTCTGACCTTCAACGAAGAGCGCAATCTGGGCCACGCCTTGACCTCGGTGTGTGGATGGGCGCGCCAAGTACTGGTGCTGGATTCCTTCAGCACCGATCGCACCCTGGAAGTGGCCGCTCGGTTTGACTGCCAATGCTTCCAACATCGCTTCACCGGCTATGCGGAGCAGCGCAACTACGCCCTGCAAATGTTGCCGATC of Candidatus Binataceae bacterium contains these proteins:
- the rpiA gene encoding ribose-5-phosphate isomerase RpiA, whose translation is MSATPPPSRDPYAALKQRAAEHAVGFVQSGMVVGLGTGSTAIFATRLIAARLRNGQLRELVAIATSRATHDEAQRLGIPLLADEMAREVDLTIDGADEVDPALHLIKGGGGALLREKLVAEASNREIIVVDYTKLSPRLGTSHRLPVEVLPFAWQSQARFLRSLGASLAVRRTASGAEYRTDQGNLILDCDFGPIDDPPALGALLDHRAGIMEHGLFIERASMVVVARPEGIEELTVPRP
- a CDS encoding DUF2090 domain-containing protein; the encoded protein is MASNLGYSQPLYVLPFDHRSSFEKGLYGWNGGLSAEQSAQVTRAKEVIYDAFKAAIASGVTRDRAAILVDEQFGSGILRDARQGGLLCAMPTEKSGQAEFNFEYGAAWAEHIESFKPNFVKALVRYNCEEDEALNRRQSARLRRLSDYLHNRGYRFMFELLVPATHEQLDRFEGDHDLYDRLLRPSLMVAALKQLQEAGVEPDIWKIEGLERREDCELVAATARRDGRSEVGCIILGRGSNEQKVKQWLSTAAGVQGFVGFAVGRTSFWDALVGLRDGVLSRQQAVQAIAARYREWVGLFEAARPQ
- the pgi gene encoding glucose-6-phosphate isomerase; translation: MASERPDQGAAWRALQSHYEQIKNVHLRELFQRDAGRGERMTAEGAGLYLDYSKHRLTDETLRLLIGLARERGVEQRRDAMLRGDKINNTERRAVLHVALRAPRGARIEVDGHEVVAEVHGVLDRMAEFAQQVRSGAWTGHTGKRIKHVINLGIGGSYLGPEMAYLALRSFSDRSLRLGFVSNVDGADFSETTRGIDPAEALFIISSKTFTTLETMTNAATARSFIVDTLGADAVAKHFVAVSTNAAEVSKFGIDTRNMFGFWDWVGGRYSMDSAIGLSTMIAIGPEHFGAMLAGFHAMDEHFRDAPLERNLPVLMGLLTVWYNNFFGAQTVGIMPYAADLARFPAYLQQLQMESNGKHVDLQGRSLTYQSGPIIWGEPGTDGQHSFYQLIHQGTKLIPCDLIGFCQPLSPLHHQHDLLMANIFAQAEALAFGKTAQELKAEGSPDFQTPFRVCEGNRPTSVILAERLEPRTLGALVALYEHNVFTQGTIWDIDSFDQWGVELGKALAQRIVPELARGPEPALTHDSSTNALIRRYRRLRGV
- the tal gene encoding transaldolase codes for the protein MNAPQMLHDLGQSLWLDNITRELLSSGTLKRYIDELSVTGLTSNPTIFDQAITRSAAYDNDIKRQVKAGQRGEELFFELAIADLTQAADLFGSIHTRTAGVDGFVSLEVSPLLAYDTARTVASAKELHAKAHRANLFIKIPGTREGIPAIEEAIFSGVPVNVTLLFNREHYLAAAEAYMRGLERRIAAGLSPDVRSVASLFLSRWDKATMDKVPGALRDKLGIAIGQQAYKAYRDLLESDRWQRLANFGARPQRLLFASTGTKDPKASDVLYVAAMAAPNTINTMPEETLLAFAKHGEMPHPMARNGADSEQVLAQFAATGIDPAKLGADLQREGAKSFVDSWQDLLATIDKKSRALG
- a CDS encoding HAD family hydrolase — protein: MSELVFLFDVDNTLIDNDRVQVDLGDHLEQTYGRATRDRYWELFEELRNTLGYADYLGALERYRLEALHDPKVLWMANWLVDYPFAQRLYPNALAVVARMQQWGKTVILSDGDAVFQPRKIQRSGLWQAFGGHVLVYVHKEQMLADVERLYPADRYVMIDDKLRILSAIKHYWGGRVTTVFPKQGHYANDPAALAQYPAADLALNRIDDLLGVKRVRLAQV
- the zwf gene encoding glucose-6-phosphate dehydrogenase, which produces MAATPSDALVFFGATGDLAYKQIFPSLQGLIRDEGLTIPIIGVAHSGWDVERLKARARESLQAHGGVDEQAFQKLCELLRYVDGDYNDPTTFTKLRQLLGQAKSPLHYLAIPPSLFGVTAENLAKSGCADRARVVVEKPFGHDLESAITLNQILHQYFAEEAIFRIDHYMGKEPVQNIMYTRFANSTFEPIWNRTYVRSIQITMAEKFGVQDRGRFYDEAGAIRDVVQNHMLQVLAVLTMDPPTGEEHEAVRDEKTRLLKAVRPLTPDQVVRGQYRGYQKVQGVRPGSTVETFVALKLFIDTWRWAGVPIFIRAGKELPVTSTEVVVEFNRPPRETFGEVVPALSGHVRMRISPDISIGMGLRVKTPGERMVGKDVELILTRQAADDMPPYQRLLGDAMRGVSELFARQDLVEAQWRVVQPILGDVTPLYQYESGSWGPDEAWQLIGADGPWLNPRAPEGANE
- the gnd gene encoding decarboxylating 6-phosphogluconate dehydrogenase, yielding MQLGMIGLGRMGANMVQRLIKGGHQCVVFDSHPQAVKELTDKGAQGSTSLKEFTEKLSTPRAIWLMVPAAVVDSVLASLSPLLKAGDIVIDGGNSYYHDDIRRAKELKAKQLHYVDAGTSGGVWGLERGYCLMIGGEEEVVRHLDPIFKTLAPGMAAASRTPGRSGAPTTAENGYLRCGPNGAGHFVKMVHNGIEYGLMAAFAEGLNILKNANVGKKKSEVDAETAPLRAPELYQYDLDLTEIAELWRRGSVIGSWLLDLTAAALVHDRELAGFHGRVSDSGEGRWTLQAAIDEGVPAPVISSALYARFASRGAEEFADKLLSAMRYEFGGHEEKSGGNQ
- the tkt gene encoding transketolase encodes the protein MAVNQSPDQLAINTIRTLAIDAVQKANSGHPGTPMDAAPTAYTLWQEFLRYDPQAPGWLNRDRFVLSAGHASMLLYALIHLSGVKAAHPSYGGDDRLAVTLEDIQNFRQAGSRCPGHPEYGWTSGVETTTGPLGQGLATSVGMALAQRFLAATYNRPDFSLFDYNIYALCGDGCMMEGISSEAASLAGHLQLSNLCWIYDSNRITIEGSTDLAFSEDVAARFLAYGWDVTHVSDPNDAAQLRSAYKYFLANTKSPTLIIVHSHIGYGAPHRQDSAAAHGEPLGPSEVRLAKEFFGFNPDETFVVPAGVREHFAAGLGERGARLRQQWEAMRARYSAQYPDLASEVAAIETRSLPADWERALPSYAPNPKGMATRDVSGQLLNALAQRIPWLIGGAADLAPSTKTRLTFEDAGDFQPAQPLGSYRGRNLHFGVREHAMCALVNGMALSGLRAYGSGFLIFTDYARGAIRLASLMELPVLHIWTHDSISVGEDGPTHQPIEQLLSLRAIPGMLVLRPADANEMVEAYRLVLPLTDRPAAIICSRQPLPIVDRTRYASAAGLARGGYILADPADHQPDVILIASGSEVTLCLEASAKLEAQGLKVRVVSMPSWELFDHQSQDYRDSVLPPKVGARVTVEEGSPLGWARYAGPTGEVLGMRTFGMSAPMAVVARHFGFTSDHVVQAARQSLARSK
- a CDS encoding glycosyltransferase family 4 protein, translating into MDRSAHLAAPDFQTGTPLAIDVAMVGARLHYGLPSTLERIGLLRVFYTDIYCGNKPLLRLLLRLPTPRWLHRRLARRDCAHLDPRRVCSFDWLGLRTLLKERRPRGRAARQAHYRRAGQAFARRVAARLRPGADAIYAFTGVAEEIFVAAHALGIRCLLEQSSAPALLHVPLMEEEARRWPGWERADQTGATKLAARLEGEREAVEWALADAIFCPSSFVLESLRGQGVAANKLRLLSYGIDRDRFPPPVTRARSGGPMRLLFVGTIGLQKGIQYLDAALRLLDTEAIKCRAVGPINLTPWGREQIRDRIELTGPLDSAGVAAAYRWADVLVLPSLCEGSAVVVYEAMAAGLPVIVTPNCGAVARDRRDGLIVPIRDPHALAAALESLAADSKTRCAMGQSARQWSEHFSLERYRAALLESVGELLRKPCEPM